A stretch of Miscanthus floridulus cultivar M001 chromosome 13, ASM1932011v1, whole genome shotgun sequence DNA encodes these proteins:
- the LOC136499167 gene encoding uncharacterized protein, whose translation MQQQQREAAGGAELQLQLQMRGGSEEEEELVLATWDCGSPLYDSLELASLHYVLEKHTMVLPFFPDAAVSRSRRRSQRRHHRGGAALPPNMAKAGNRGAGAGAARRRTRG comes from the coding sequence atgcagcagcagcaaagAGAGGCCGCGGGAGGAGctgagctgcagctgcagctgcagatgAGAGGAGGGAgcgaagaggaggaggagctggtgCTGGCCACGTGGGACTGCGGCAGCCCGCTGTACGACTCCTTGGAGCTCGCGTCGCTGCACTACGTCCTCGAGAAGCACACGATGGTCCTGCCGTTCTTCCCCGACGCCGCGGTGTCGCGGTCGCGGCGGCGTTCGCAGCGTCGGCATCATCGGGGCGGCGCCGCCCTGCCGCCCAACATGGCCAAGGCCGGCAaccgcggcgcgggcgcgggggctgcgaggaggaggacgagggggtag
- the LOC136500359 gene encoding uncharacterized protein: MEDLSVEELASNLSTYKEQLREVKKLIKEKKDDPGISEYIDMEKELQEVITLTEEILATAKQTESAQNAAGLSPSNYSAGVQSEGLDDFSHSHKFAVGTRVQAVWSEDGEWYNATVEALTPNGYYVAYDGWGNREEVDPDNVRLLEEEAADALRQAEKEAEATKMAIKRKIEQAATSDFQARSLPAKLRVEPSDPEDVKAAKRKKIHAFKSKARFEQLEFAQNKRQNAWQQFQTKGKSKKVGFFSGRKKESIFKSPDDHRGKVGVTGSGKGLTDFQRREKHLHLKGGSGDAVDDEE; this comes from the exons ATGGAGGACCTGAGCGTGGAGGAGCTCGCCTCCAACCTCTCCACCTACAAAGAGCAGCTCCGCGAG GTTAAGAAGCTTATCAAGGAGAAAAAGGATGACCCTGGAATTTCTGAATATATTGATATGGAGAAAGAGCTTCAAGAG GTCATAACATTGACCGAAGAGATTTTGGCAACTGCAAAGCAAACTGAGAGTGCCCAGAATGCTGCAGGTCTATCACCATCAAATTATTCAGCTGGAGTGCAGTCTGAG GGACTAGATGACTTTTCACATTCCCATAAGTTTGCCGTTGGTACTAGAGTTCAAGCTGTGTGGAGTGAAGATGGGGAATG GTATAATGCAACAGTTGAAGCTTTGACACCAAATGGATATTATGTAGCCTACGATGGCTGGGGAAACAGGGAAGAG GTGGACCCAGATAATGTGAGGCTGCTTGAGGAAGAAGCAGCTGATGCTTTGAGACAAGCTGAAAAGGAAGCTGAAGCTACAAAAATGGCAATAAAGAGGAAAATTGAGCAAGCTGCAACATCTGATTTTCAGGCGCGTAGCTTGCCAGCCAAACTTCGTGTCGAACCAAGTGATCCTGAGGATGTT AAAGCTGCAAAGCGTAAGAAAATACATGCTTTCAAATCAAAAGCCCGCTTTGAGCAACTTGAATTTGCCCAAAACAAGCGGCAGAATGCATGGCAGCAGTTTCAAACCAAAGGGAAATCCAAAAAG GTGGGGTTCTTCTCTGGTCGCAAGAAGGAGAGCATCTTCAAGTCGCCGGATGACCACAGAGGTAAGGTGGGTGTCACTGGGAGTGGCAAAGGCCTGACTGACTTCCAAAGGAGGGAGAAGCATCTGCACCTTAAAGGTGGCTCCGGTGATGCAGTGGATGACGAGGAATAA